The Fervidibacillus albus genome contains a region encoding:
- a CDS encoding 3-hydroxybutyryl-CoA dehydrogenase: MKNIMVVGAGQMGSGIAQVCAQSGFHVVLHDIDLPRVEQGFRKIVENVRRLRKRENITESEENRILNNIKITTDLYTGYDSELVIEAAIEQMGTKKQIFQQLDEMMPKTTILATNTSSLPITEIASVTNRPEKVIGMHFMNPVPVMKLVEIIRGLATSDETYSFVKKVTEQIGKVPVEVNDYPGFISNRILMPMINEAIYALQEGVATKEAIDEIMKLGMNHPMGPLQLADFIGLDTCLYIMEILHEGLGDDKYRPCPLLRKYVSAGWLGKKSGKGFYEYEEKRTR; the protein is encoded by the coding sequence ATGAAGAACATCATGGTCGTTGGCGCAGGTCAAATGGGTTCCGGTATTGCTCAAGTATGTGCACAATCCGGTTTCCATGTCGTATTACACGATATCGATTTGCCACGGGTCGAACAAGGTTTTCGAAAAATCGTCGAAAATGTACGTCGACTACGGAAAAGGGAGAACATAACGGAAAGTGAAGAAAACCGAATATTAAACAATATTAAAATTACAACGGATTTATATACTGGTTATGATAGTGAACTTGTCATCGAAGCGGCCATAGAACAAATGGGAACGAAAAAACAAATCTTCCAACAATTGGATGAAATGATGCCGAAGACGACGATACTCGCAACGAATACGTCTTCTTTGCCAATTACCGAAATCGCATCGGTGACGAATCGTCCAGAAAAGGTTATCGGTATGCATTTTATGAATCCAGTGCCTGTTATGAAACTAGTAGAAATTATCCGCGGCTTAGCTACGTCGGATGAAACGTATTCCTTTGTGAAAAAGGTGACGGAACAGATCGGAAAAGTGCCGGTGGAAGTCAACGATTATCCCGGCTTTATCTCAAATCGAATTCTCATGCCGATGATCAACGAAGCGATTTATGCCCTTCAAGAAGGTGTCGCGACGAAGGAAGCAATCGATGAAATCATGAAACTCGGTATGAATCACCCGATGGGGCCATTACAATTGGCGGATTTTATCGGACTGGACACATGTTTATACATTATGGAGATTTTGCATGAAGGTTTAGGAGACGATAAATACCGGCCTTGCCCATTATTGCGGAAGTATGTCAGTGCCGGTTGGCTCGGGAAAAAAAGTGGAAAAGGTTTTTACGAATACGAAGAAAAACGTACTCGTTAG
- a CDS encoding acyl-CoA dehydrogenase, with protein MQFQLSEEHEMIRKMVKDFANNEVAPTAAIRDEEERFDRSIFDQMAELGLAGIPWPEEYGGIGSDYLAYAIAVEELSRVDASTGVVLSAHTSLASWPIYKFGTEEQKRKYLTPMARGEKIGAYGLTEPGSGSDAGAMKTTAKKEGDHYVLNGSKIFITNGGLADIYIVFALTDPSLKHKGVSAFIVESGFSGFKTGKKEKKLGIRSSPTTEIIFEDCIVPEENLLGKEGQGFKIAMMTLDGGRNGIAAQAVGIAQGAFDAALAYAKERYQFGKPIISNQGISFKLADMATNIEASRLLTYQAAWLESQGIPYGKASAMAKLFAGDTAMNVTTEAVQIFGGYGYTKEYPVERFMRDAKITQIYEGTQEIQRLVISRML; from the coding sequence ATGCAATTTCAATTATCGGAAGAGCACGAAATGATCCGGAAGATGGTCAAAGATTTCGCCAACAATGAAGTAGCACCGACTGCCGCCATTAGAGATGAGGAGGAGCGATTTGATCGATCCATTTTCGATCAAATGGCAGAGTTAGGATTGGCGGGCATTCCATGGCCGGAAGAATACGGGGGAATCGGAAGCGATTATTTAGCCTATGCAATTGCCGTTGAAGAACTTTCTCGAGTCGATGCATCAACCGGAGTCGTCCTATCTGCCCATACTTCACTGGCTAGCTGGCCAATCTATAAATTCGGAACAGAAGAACAAAAGAGAAAATATTTAACTCCGATGGCCCGAGGGGAAAAAATCGGCGCTTATGGATTAACGGAACCAGGATCCGGTTCTGATGCCGGTGCGATGAAGACAACGGCGAAAAAGGAAGGGGATCATTATGTGTTAAACGGATCGAAAATTTTCATTACAAACGGTGGCTTAGCCGATATTTACATCGTTTTCGCTTTAACCGACCCGTCACTCAAACATAAAGGAGTCAGCGCTTTTATTGTGGAAAGTGGATTTTCTGGATTCAAGACGGGGAAAAAGGAGAAGAAGCTAGGCATTCGTTCTTCTCCAACGACGGAAATCATTTTTGAAGATTGCATTGTTCCAGAGGAAAATTTGCTTGGAAAAGAAGGTCAAGGGTTTAAAATTGCGATGATGACGTTGGACGGAGGGAGAAATGGAATCGCAGCCCAAGCGGTTGGCATCGCCCAAGGTGCTTTTGATGCGGCCCTTGCCTATGCGAAAGAACGCTATCAATTCGGAAAACCGATTATTTCTAATCAAGGGATCTCCTTTAAATTGGCGGATATGGCGACGAATATTGAAGCATCGAGACTATTAACTTATCAAGCGGCATGGCTCGAATCACAAGGAATACCGTACGGAAAAGCATCGGCCATGGCGAAACTATTTGCAGGTGATACGGCGATGAATGTGACGACGGAGGCGGTTCAAATTTTCGGTGGTTACGGATATACGAAGGAATACCCGGTCGAACGATTTATGCGAGACGCGAAAATTACACAAATTTACGAAGGTACGCAGGAAATCCAACGCCTTGTTATTTCCAGGATGTTATAA
- a CDS encoding acyl-CoA dehydrogenase: protein MFSFTEEQEMLRKMVREFAEQEVAPFVEKMEQGMFPRELLKKMGSLGLMGIPIPTEYDGSGMDFTSYIIAIHELSKVSAAIGVILSVHTSVGTNPILYFGTEEQKKAFVPKLARGEYLGAFCLTEASAGSDAEALKTKAYKEGTDYIINGSKLFITNGGEADVYIVFATIDEKLKTKGITAFIVTKDTPGLVIGKEEKKMGLNGSRTVQLTFDDMRVPETHRLGKEGEGFTIAMANLDVGRIGIAAQALGIAEAAYEQALQYAKNRHQFGKSIISNQGIAFKLADMLTRIEAAKLLVYRTAQLRTKGVKVGKEASMAKLFATKTAMDVSTEAVQIFGGYGYTKDYPVERYFRDAKVTEIYEGTNEIQRIVISKYL, encoded by the coding sequence TTGTTTTCTTTCACGGAAGAACAAGAAATGCTCAGAAAAATGGTCCGTGAATTTGCCGAACAGGAAGTGGCACCCTTTGTGGAAAAGATGGAACAAGGGATGTTTCCCCGAGAACTATTGAAGAAAATGGGAAGCCTCGGCCTAATGGGAATTCCGATACCGACAGAATACGATGGATCCGGTATGGATTTTACATCGTACATTATTGCCATCCATGAGCTTTCGAAAGTCAGTGCCGCCATCGGTGTCATTTTGTCCGTTCATACATCCGTCGGAACGAATCCGATTTTATATTTCGGAACCGAAGAGCAGAAAAAAGCTTTCGTTCCAAAATTGGCCCGCGGTGAGTATTTAGGTGCGTTTTGTCTAACGGAAGCTAGTGCCGGTTCCGATGCGGAGGCATTGAAAACGAAGGCGTATAAAGAAGGAACTGATTATATCATTAACGGAAGCAAACTGTTTATTACGAATGGTGGAGAAGCGGACGTATACATCGTTTTTGCTACAATCGATGAAAAGTTGAAAACGAAAGGAATAACCGCGTTTATCGTTACGAAAGATACACCGGGACTAGTGATCGGAAAAGAAGAAAAAAAGATGGGACTAAATGGATCCCGTACCGTCCAACTAACTTTCGATGATATGCGTGTGCCTGAAACACACCGCCTAGGAAAGGAAGGGGAAGGGTTTACAATTGCCATGGCAAATTTGGATGTGGGACGAATTGGCATTGCCGCCCAAGCCCTCGGAATTGCCGAAGCTGCCTACGAACAAGCCCTTCAATATGCGAAAAACCGTCACCAATTCGGAAAATCGATTATTTCCAACCAAGGAATCGCCTTTAAACTGGCGGATATGCTAACGAGAATCGAAGCGGCAAAACTCCTCGTCTACCGTACTGCCCAGTTACGGACAAAGGGAGTAAAGGTTGGAAAGGAAGCATCCATGGCGAAATTATTTGCGACCAAAACAGCGATGGACGTTTCCACTGAAGCGGTGCAAATTTTCGGAGGATACGGATACACGAAGGATTACCCAGTGGAACGATATTTTCGTGATGCAAAAGTGACGGAAATTTATGAAGGAACGAATGAAATCCAGCGAATTGTCATTAGCAAGTATTTGTAA
- the rpoE gene encoding DNA-directed RNA polymerase subunit delta, protein MSLEQLSLEELQEMSMIEIAFEILDKKKQPLPFSQLVDEIVALTKMSAEEVKERAPQFYTDLNIDGRFMNVGGNTWGIKAWYPMDQIEDEIVPKVRSKKKKAKKADDLDDFEIDDDFDEVDEEVFLDEDEDKDLDEVDEDFEDDELIDEDFEDDKLMDDDDDLLIDEDFVDDEERDELDDEFEEDMEEKEK, encoded by the coding sequence GTGAGTTTGGAACAATTATCTTTAGAAGAATTGCAAGAAATGTCTATGATTGAAATCGCTTTTGAAATTTTAGATAAGAAAAAACAACCGCTTCCCTTTTCTCAATTAGTGGACGAAATCGTTGCCTTGACTAAAATGTCTGCAGAAGAAGTAAAAGAAAGAGCGCCTCAATTTTATACGGACTTAAATATCGATGGACGATTCATGAATGTGGGCGGAAACACTTGGGGCATTAAGGCTTGGTATCCGATGGACCAAATTGAAGATGAAATTGTACCGAAAGTGCGGTCCAAGAAGAAAAAGGCGAAAAAAGCGGATGATTTGGACGACTTTGAAATAGATGACGACTTTGACGAAGTGGATGAAGAAGTGTTTCTCGATGAAGACGAGGACAAAGATTTAGACGAAGTGGATGAAGATTTTGAAGATGATGAACTAATCGATGAAGATTTCGAAGACGATAAATTGATGGACGATGATGACGATTTATTGATCGACGAAGATTTCGTTGACGATGAGGAAAGAGATGAATTAGACGACGAGTTCGAAGAGGATATGGAGGAAAAGGAAAAATAA
- the icmF gene encoding fused isobutyryl-CoA mutase/GTPase IcmF, which produces MKDEIYKAKNKIRFVTASSLYDGHDAAINIMRRILQSSGAEVIHLGHNRSVEEIVRAAIQEDVQGIAVSSYQGGHMEFFKYMYDLLLEKGAGHVKIFGGGGGVIIPREVKELESYGITRIFTPDDGRELGLQGMINEMLKACDFPTVTGDLTPELPKLFQGDTQTIARFITLAEQVVESRKSGAHMETAASEETLLEKIKTHEKRTPVIGVTGTGGAGKSSLTDELVRRFLNEFPKKKISVLSIDPTKQKTGGALLGDRIRMNAIFSPRVYMRSLATRHSRSELSLAIQDALSVLKAAGFDLIIVETSGIGQGDADITKISDVSLYVMTSEFGAPTQLEKIDMIDFADLIAINKFDKKGSEDAMRHVQKQYQRSRNRFDERYEHMPVYGTIASQFNDPGTNALFAALVEKLNERTGKGWKTTLSKNERTKKRHTIIPPNRRHYLREIADTVRKYHKRIDQQAEYGRQLFQLEGAIELASEKDPDGSLLETLETLKQEVENQLTDETKKIIRKWEQTKETYSKDQFVTKIRDKEIVTDLYTKSLSGLSIPKVAMPKYKDYGEIIRWVYKENVPGSFPFTAGVFPFKRQTEDPKRQFAGEGTPERTNRRFHYLSKDDQAKRLSTAFDSVTLYGEDPDHRPDIYGKIGESGVSVCTLDDMKKLYKGFDLCHPQTSVSMTINGPAPIILAMFMNTAIDQQLEIEEESLGRPLTEDEYERVKAYTLQTVRGTVQADILKEDQGQNTCIFSTEFALRMMGDIQQYFIDWNVRNYYSVSISGYHIAEAGANPITQLAFTLANGFTYVEYYLTRGMSIDDFAPNLSFFFSNGLDPEYTVIGRVARRIWAIVMKEKYGANERSQKLKYHIQTSGRSLHAQEIDFNDIRTTLQALIALYDNCNSLHTNAYDEAITTPTEESVRRAMAIQMIITKEFGLTKNENPLQGSFIIEELTDLVEEAVLQEFERLDDRGGVLGAMESQYQRGKIQDESMEYEMKKHSGELPIIGVNTFLNPHPPKEEDINNMELVRATKEEKETQIHNLQQFKIRNKGKADEALERLKRVAESEGNIFEELMDTVKVASLGQITKALYEVGGQYRRNI; this is translated from the coding sequence GTGAAAGATGAAATATATAAGGCGAAAAATAAAATTCGCTTTGTAACGGCATCCAGTTTGTACGATGGACATGATGCGGCTATCAATATTATGCGAAGAATTCTTCAATCGAGTGGAGCGGAAGTCATCCATCTTGGGCATAATCGTTCCGTCGAAGAAATCGTTCGCGCAGCTATTCAAGAAGATGTCCAAGGAATCGCCGTATCTTCCTACCAAGGTGGACATATGGAGTTTTTCAAATATATGTACGACTTACTCCTTGAAAAAGGAGCGGGTCATGTTAAAATTTTCGGAGGAGGCGGCGGCGTTATCATCCCGAGGGAAGTAAAAGAACTCGAATCGTACGGTATTACGCGGATATTCACACCGGATGATGGACGTGAACTCGGACTTCAAGGAATGATCAACGAGATGTTAAAAGCGTGTGATTTTCCAACGGTAACAGGTGACCTCACCCCCGAACTACCGAAACTGTTTCAAGGGGATACGCAGACGATTGCCAGGTTTATTACGTTAGCCGAACAAGTGGTGGAAAGTCGGAAAAGCGGCGCACATATGGAGACGGCGGCCAGTGAAGAAACTCTTTTAGAAAAAATAAAAACTCATGAAAAACGAACTCCTGTGATCGGGGTTACCGGAACGGGCGGTGCGGGAAAAAGTTCCTTAACCGATGAACTCGTTCGCCGTTTTCTAAACGAATTTCCAAAAAAGAAAATCAGCGTTCTGTCCATTGATCCGACGAAACAAAAAACGGGCGGTGCGTTACTCGGTGACCGTATTCGGATGAATGCGATTTTCTCTCCGCGGGTATATATGCGAAGTTTGGCAACGAGACATTCGAGAAGTGAATTATCTTTAGCCATTCAAGATGCCTTATCGGTTTTAAAGGCTGCCGGATTTGATCTCATCATCGTGGAAACGAGCGGAATCGGCCAAGGGGATGCGGACATAACAAAAATTAGTGATGTTTCCTTATATGTCATGACGAGCGAATTCGGTGCGCCAACCCAATTGGAAAAAATTGATATGATTGACTTCGCCGACCTAATAGCGATTAATAAATTTGATAAAAAAGGATCCGAAGATGCGATGCGACACGTCCAAAAACAATATCAACGGAGCCGAAATCGATTTGATGAACGGTATGAACACATGCCCGTATATGGAACGATCGCTAGTCAATTTAACGATCCGGGAACGAATGCTTTATTTGCCGCACTCGTGGAAAAATTGAATGAACGGACGGGCAAAGGATGGAAAACAACATTGTCGAAAAACGAAAGAACGAAAAAAAGACATACGATTATTCCTCCGAACCGTCGTCACTACTTACGTGAAATTGCCGATACGGTGAGGAAATATCATAAAAGAATTGATCAACAAGCCGAATACGGTCGGCAACTATTCCAACTGGAAGGAGCAATTGAATTAGCGAGTGAAAAGGATCCGGATGGCTCTTTATTGGAGACCCTTGAAACGTTAAAGCAAGAAGTGGAAAATCAATTGACCGATGAAACGAAGAAAATCATTCGAAAATGGGAACAAACGAAGGAAACGTATTCGAAGGACCAATTTGTCACAAAAATTCGTGATAAAGAAATCGTCACCGATTTATATACAAAAAGTTTATCTGGCCTTTCCATCCCGAAGGTAGCGATGCCGAAGTACAAAGATTATGGGGAAATTATTCGATGGGTGTATAAGGAAAACGTTCCCGGATCCTTTCCCTTTACCGCAGGTGTGTTTCCTTTTAAACGGCAAACGGAGGATCCGAAACGACAATTCGCTGGAGAAGGAACGCCGGAGAGAACGAACCGACGTTTCCATTACTTATCGAAGGACGATCAAGCTAAACGACTTAGTACCGCCTTCGATTCGGTGACATTATACGGGGAAGATCCCGATCACCGTCCGGATATTTACGGAAAAATAGGAGAGAGTGGTGTGAGCGTTTGTACGTTAGATGATATGAAAAAACTGTACAAAGGCTTCGATCTTTGCCATCCCCAAACGTCGGTTTCTATGACGATTAACGGCCCTGCACCGATTATTCTCGCCATGTTTATGAATACAGCCATCGACCAACAATTGGAAATCGAAGAGGAAAGTTTAGGAAGACCACTTACAGAAGATGAATATGAACGGGTGAAAGCATACACGTTGCAAACGGTTCGGGGAACGGTGCAAGCGGACATATTAAAGGAAGATCAAGGACAAAACACATGTATTTTCTCGACAGAATTTGCTCTTAGGATGATGGGAGACATTCAACAATATTTTATCGATTGGAATGTTCGAAACTATTATTCCGTCTCCATATCCGGTTACCATATAGCTGAAGCGGGGGCTAACCCGATTACCCAACTCGCTTTTACCCTTGCCAACGGCTTTACGTATGTGGAATATTATTTAACGAGAGGTATGTCTATCGATGATTTTGCACCGAATCTATCATTCTTTTTCTCTAACGGTCTAGATCCAGAATACACGGTTATCGGAAGGGTAGCGAGAAGAATATGGGCAATCGTTATGAAAGAAAAATACGGTGCTAATGAGCGAAGTCAAAAATTAAAATATCATATTCAAACATCCGGTCGTTCCCTTCATGCCCAAGAGATCGATTTTAATGATATCCGAACGACCCTTCAAGCGCTAATTGCCCTTTATGATAACTGTAATTCGTTGCATACGAATGCCTACGACGAGGCCATTACGACTCCGACGGAGGAATCGGTTCGTAGGGCAATGGCTATTCAAATGATTATTACAAAGGAATTCGGTTTAACGAAAAATGAAAATCCACTTCAAGGATCGTTTATCATCGAAGAATTGACAGATTTGGTAGAGGAAGCTGTTTTACAAGAGTTCGAACGTTTGGACGATCGGGGAGGCGTTCTTGGCGCAATGGAAAGTCAATATCAACGGGGAAAAATTCAAGATGAATCGATGGAATACGAAATGAAAAAACATTCTGGAGAATTGCCAATCATCGGGGTCAATACGTTCCTTAATCCGCACCCGCCGAAGGAAGAAGACATCAATAATATGGAACTTGTACGGGCGACAAAAGAAGAAAAAGAAACCCAAATTCACAATTTACAACAATTCAAAATTCGCAATAAAGGAAAAGCTGATGAAGCGTTGGAAAGACTGAAACGTGTAGCTGAAAGCGAAGGCAATATTTTTGAAGAATTGATGGATACGGTGAAAGTGGCGAGCCTCGGGCAAATTACGAAAGCGCTTTACGAAGTCGGTGGCCAATATCGACGAAATATATAA
- a CDS encoding acetyl-CoA C-acetyltransferase, translating to MGKTVILEGARTPFGKLNGVLSGKKASELGGIAMKEALNRANIDPHDVDHVIIGTVLQGGQGQLPSRQASRFAGIPWEATTETINKVCASGLRSVAIGDMYIRSKEAETIVAGGMESMSNAPYLIEKARQGYRMGHGQLIDSMIYDGLTCSFSGVHMGNYGNATASELQLSRNRQDQWALRSHQRAIAAMDAGILAEEIVPVEMKVKKGKIITISEDEGPRRDTSLEKLASLKPAFDSDGTITAGNAPGVNDGACALVLMSEERAGREGRKPLATIVAHATIAVEAKDFPKTPGLVINKLLKNTGLKAEDIDLFEINEAFSAVTLASSQIAHLDEEKINVNGGAVALGHPIGASGARILLTLAYELRRRGGGLGIAAICSGGGQGDAMLIEVPKES from the coding sequence ATGGGGAAAACGGTTATTTTAGAAGGGGCGAGGACACCTTTTGGAAAATTAAACGGTGTTTTGAGTGGGAAAAAGGCGTCCGAACTCGGAGGAATTGCTATGAAAGAGGCGTTAAATCGAGCGAACATCGATCCTCATGACGTCGACCATGTCATTATCGGAACGGTATTACAAGGTGGGCAAGGACAACTTCCTTCACGGCAAGCATCCCGTTTTGCCGGAATTCCGTGGGAAGCAACGACGGAAACGATCAATAAAGTATGTGCATCGGGCTTACGAAGCGTAGCCATCGGTGATATGTACATCCGTTCGAAAGAGGCGGAAACGATCGTTGCCGGTGGTATGGAATCGATGTCCAATGCACCGTACCTTATCGAAAAGGCGAGGCAAGGTTATCGGATGGGGCACGGTCAACTGATCGATTCGATGATTTACGATGGGCTTACGTGCAGTTTTTCAGGTGTACATATGGGGAATTACGGAAACGCCACCGCTTCTGAACTCCAATTATCCCGAAACCGTCAAGACCAATGGGCACTTAGAAGTCATCAAAGAGCGATCGCAGCGATGGATGCCGGAATCTTGGCAGAAGAAATCGTACCGGTGGAAATGAAGGTGAAGAAAGGAAAAATCATAACGATTTCCGAAGATGAAGGACCGAGAAGAGATACTTCTTTAGAAAAACTCGCATCCTTAAAACCCGCCTTTGATTCAGATGGGACGATTACGGCGGGTAATGCACCGGGTGTCAACGACGGCGCCTGTGCTCTCGTTTTAATGAGCGAAGAGCGGGCCGGTAGGGAAGGAAGAAAGCCGTTGGCAACGATTGTCGCGCATGCTACCATCGCGGTTGAAGCAAAGGATTTTCCAAAAACACCGGGTTTAGTCATTAACAAACTATTAAAGAATACGGGACTAAAGGCGGAAGACATTGATCTTTTTGAAATTAACGAAGCATTCAGTGCGGTAACGTTAGCCTCCAGTCAGATCGCTCATTTAGATGAGGAAAAAATCAATGTGAACGGAGGAGCGGTCGCACTAGGACATCCGATTGGTGCAAGCGGAGCGAGAATTTTATTAACATTAGCCTACGAGTTGCGTAGAAGAGGAGGCGGACTCGGTATAGCGGCCATTTGTAGTGGAGGCGGCCAAGGGGATGCGATGCTAATCGAAGTACCTAAGGAATCATAA
- a CDS encoding TetR/AcrR family transcriptional regulator, with amino-acid sequence MRREQMIKGAISLFKEKGYHRTTTREIAKASGFSIGTLYEYIRTKEDILYLVCDQIYDEVQEKIKKALHFRHVTKETIKEGLTAYFKIMDDLQDEVLVMYQELKSLPREMLPVVLKKELEMVAIFEDLLKRYFDQNQTNVCDEQIHLYAHNIIVQGQMWGFRRWALRKQYTLEQYTEWQFQQLIRGIDSLGK; translated from the coding sequence ATGAGGCGGGAACAGATGATCAAAGGGGCCATTTCCCTTTTTAAGGAAAAGGGATATCACCGAACGACGACGAGGGAAATTGCGAAAGCATCCGGTTTTAGCATCGGCACCCTTTACGAATATATTCGGACAAAGGAAGATATTCTCTACCTCGTTTGTGACCAAATTTACGATGAAGTACAGGAAAAAATAAAAAAGGCGTTGCATTTTCGACATGTAACAAAGGAAACGATTAAGGAAGGGCTTACTGCATATTTTAAAATCATGGACGATTTGCAAGATGAAGTGCTCGTCATGTATCAAGAATTGAAATCGTTACCCCGAGAGATGTTACCTGTCGTTTTAAAAAAAGAGTTGGAAATGGTGGCTATATTCGAAGACTTATTAAAACGATATTTTGATCAAAATCAAACGAACGTATGCGATGAACAAATTCATTTGTACGCCCATAATATTATCGTTCAAGGGCAAATGTGGGGATTTCGACGATGGGCCTTACGAAAACAATATACGTTGGAACAATATACCGAATGGCAATTTCAGCAGTTAATTCGAGGGATTGACTCGCTAGGCAAATAG
- a CDS encoding heterodisulfide reductase-related iron-sulfur binding cluster yields MLLWVNGIAAFIVIVYAVWLFVYVVKTRITFIKLGQKEQFDRRLKERFQKIWVNVFGQKKLLKDKKSGTIHVMFFYGFILVQFGAIDFIWKGIKPGSHLPLGTIYPGFTFFQEIVTFIILIGVVWAFYRRYIEKLVRLKRGLKNGLVLIFIGSLMLSVLFGNGMGILWHGHELTWSEPIASSLAYLFSWLSPLAAAVLFYVAWWIHLLVLLAFLVYVPQSKHAHLIAAPVNVFLNRLDPPGKLKSIDFEDESKETFGVGKIEDFTQLQLIDLYACVECGRCTNMCPATGTGKMLSPMDLIVKLRDHLTNYGASVTSKSPWVPQVLFSNTTGNQLALQAKGVATDESAAALLYQKSLIGDVITEEEIWACTTCRNCEDQCPVMNEHVDKIIDLRRYLVLTEGKMNPDAQRAMQNIERQGNPWGLNRKEKENWRTLRDDVYIPTVKELKKKGEPFEYLFWVSSMGAFDNRSQKIALSFARLLNEAGVKFAVLGNKEKNSGDTARRLGNEFLFQELAMKNIEEFEKNGVKKIVTIDPHAYNIFKNEYPEFGLQAEVYHHTELLLQLLNDGRLKPIYEVNEKITFHDSCYLGRYNDVYDPPREILKAIKGVELVEMERNRETAMCCGAGGGLMWMEEDTGNRINVARTEQALKVHPTTIGTACPYCLTMISDGTKAKEVEDTVGTYDVAEILEKAVCGESKKSVS; encoded by the coding sequence ATGTTATTGTGGGTGAACGGAATCGCAGCTTTTATTGTAATCGTTTACGCGGTTTGGCTATTTGTATATGTCGTAAAAACGAGAATAACGTTTATAAAACTCGGACAAAAGGAACAATTTGACCGGCGATTGAAGGAACGGTTCCAAAAAATATGGGTGAATGTTTTTGGACAAAAAAAGCTGTTAAAGGATAAAAAAAGCGGAACGATTCATGTTATGTTTTTCTATGGATTTATTCTCGTTCAATTCGGTGCGATCGATTTTATATGGAAAGGGATTAAGCCTGGTTCTCATTTACCGTTAGGAACGATTTATCCGGGATTCACCTTCTTTCAGGAAATCGTCACGTTTATCATTTTAATCGGGGTTGTTTGGGCTTTTTATCGTCGGTATATTGAAAAACTCGTTCGTTTGAAACGAGGATTGAAAAACGGTCTCGTCCTCATTTTTATCGGGAGTTTAATGTTGTCCGTCCTTTTCGGAAATGGCATGGGAATCCTTTGGCATGGACATGAATTGACTTGGTCGGAACCGATCGCCTCATCGCTTGCCTACCTCTTTTCTTGGTTAAGTCCACTGGCGGCCGCCGTTTTGTTTTACGTCGCTTGGTGGATCCATTTACTTGTACTCCTTGCCTTTTTAGTCTATGTTCCACAATCAAAGCACGCCCATTTAATTGCCGCACCGGTGAACGTCTTTCTGAATCGCCTCGACCCCCCGGGGAAATTGAAAAGTATTGATTTCGAAGACGAGTCGAAGGAAACGTTCGGTGTTGGAAAAATTGAAGATTTTACTCAATTGCAATTGATCGATTTATACGCCTGTGTTGAATGCGGAAGATGTACGAATATGTGTCCGGCGACCGGTACCGGTAAAATGTTGTCTCCGATGGATTTAATCGTAAAACTTCGAGATCATTTAACGAACTACGGAGCGTCGGTCACATCGAAATCGCCGTGGGTTCCTCAAGTTTTGTTTTCGAATACGACGGGGAACCAATTGGCGTTGCAAGCGAAGGGAGTGGCGACGGATGAATCAGCGGCTGCCCTTTTGTACCAAAAAAGCTTGATTGGCGATGTGATTACAGAAGAGGAAATTTGGGCATGTACGACGTGTCGAAACTGTGAAGATCAATGTCCCGTAATGAATGAACATGTGGATAAAATAATCGATTTACGCAGATATCTCGTTTTAACAGAAGGTAAAATGAATCCGGATGCACAACGGGCGATGCAAAATATTGAAAGACAAGGCAATCCGTGGGGGTTAAACCGAAAAGAAAAGGAAAATTGGCGCACGTTACGAGACGACGTATATATCCCGACCGTCAAAGAATTGAAGAAAAAAGGAGAACCATTCGAATACTTATTTTGGGTGAGCTCGATGGGAGCTTTCGATAACCGGAGCCAAAAAATCGCCCTATCCTTTGCTCGTTTGTTGAACGAAGCCGGAGTCAAATTTGCCGTTTTAGGAAATAAAGAAAAAAATTCCGGAGATACGGCGAGACGGCTCGGAAATGAATTTTTATTCCAAGAACTCGCCATGAAAAATATCGAAGAGTTTGAGAAAAATGGGGTGAAAAAAATTGTTACCATCGATCCCCACGCATACAATATATTTAAAAATGAATATCCGGAATTCGGTTTGCAAGCGGAAGTATATCATCATACAGAGTTATTGTTACAGTTGTTGAACGATGGCCGATTAAAACCGATTTATGAAGTGAACGAAAAAATTACGTTCCACGATTCTTGTTATTTAGGTCGTTACAACGATGTGTACGATCCACCTCGAGAAATTTTAAAGGCGATCAAAGGGGTAGAACTAGTTGAAATGGAGAGAAATCGGGAAACGGCGATGTGTTGTGGAGCCGGTGGCGGTTTGATGTGGATGGAAGAAGATACAGGCAATCGAATTAATGTGGCTCGGACGGAACAAGCGTTAAAAGTTCATCCGACAACGATCGGTACCGCATGCCCTTATTGCTTAACGATGATCTCCGACGGAACGAAGGCGAAGGAAGTGGAGGATACAGTAGGAACATACGATGTTGCGGAGATTTTGGAAAAGGCTGTCTGTGGTGAGTCGAAAAAATCCGTTTCGTGA